From one Syntrophales bacterium genomic stretch:
- a CDS encoding M48 family metalloprotease: MNLSNKSKKILLSLLFFLVLTFPTRAYPDFTIEDERRIGKEIYEKLSREGLLLKDERVNQYITSVGNKVLTGADRVLFDFKFLIVQSSAINAFATPGGYVYVNAGLINLCETESELASVLAHEIAHVNSRHIADIVSKTRKISMAALAGILTGVLLGGGGDLSAAITGFSYATAATMYLRYSREHEEEADRLGMSYLVNAGYNPGGMLSLLRSMRKYEYYSNTVPSYFLTHPGTDERIRYLDSLLQTSYTGNGKTNLVGNFKRIQTLLLLSTCDWEGIRRRFTENLKKDHKSVDDLFGLAVTEQNVGHFEESINLFKQALSLAPQDVDILRSLGIVYHRTGKIDDAIHYLKESLKYDDRDPKTIVYLGLSYEAKGDLNQAVETLNILRENHTIQEADLYYQMAGLYGRAGKKYQSHYYFAQYFKKKKRLESALFHLGEALKYCTDDSKIEQLKKEMENLKQENVRTK; the protein is encoded by the coding sequence ATGAATTTATCGAATAAATCAAAAAAGATACTACTCTCCTTACTTTTTTTTCTGGTATTAACATTTCCGACCCGCGCATACCCCGATTTCACCATAGAAGATGAAAGAAGAATTGGCAAGGAAATATATGAGAAACTCTCTCGAGAGGGTTTATTACTCAAAGATGAAAGGGTCAATCAGTACATTACTTCAGTAGGTAACAAAGTACTCACAGGGGCCGACAGAGTTTTATTTGACTTCAAGTTCTTGATTGTCCAGAGTTCAGCCATAAACGCCTTTGCAACACCTGGGGGTTATGTTTACGTAAATGCCGGCCTTATCAACCTCTGTGAAACAGAGAGTGAGCTCGCCAGTGTGCTTGCTCATGAGATCGCTCACGTGAACAGTCGTCATATCGCCGACATTGTTAGCAAAACACGCAAAATAAGTATGGCCGCACTGGCAGGTATACTCACCGGGGTTCTTCTCGGTGGTGGAGGAGACCTTTCAGCTGCAATTACAGGTTTCTCTTATGCCACAGCTGCTACTATGTACCTCCGTTATAGTAGAGAACATGAAGAAGAGGCAGATCGCTTGGGCATGTCTTACCTCGTAAACGCAGGATACAATCCAGGGGGGATGCTTTCCCTTCTTAGATCCATGAGGAAGTACGAGTATTACTCAAACACTGTTCCATCCTACTTCCTTACCCATCCCGGTACAGACGAACGAATCCGCTACTTGGACTCCCTACTTCAGACATCTTACACCGGAAATGGAAAAACAAATCTCGTTGGAAATTTTAAGAGGATCCAAACGCTGTTGCTACTCTCAACTTGCGACTGGGAAGGGATAAGAAGAAGATTCACTGAAAACCTAAAAAAAGACCATAAAAGCGTTGATGATCTTTTCGGCCTTGCAGTTACAGAGCAAAACGTAGGACACTTTGAAGAATCCATCAACCTTTTCAAACAGGCCCTGTCATTAGCACCGCAGGATGTGGACATCCTGCGAAGTCTGGGGATTGTGTACCACAGAACAGGAAAAATAGACGATGCCATACATTACCTTAAAGAATCCCTGAAGTACGACGACAGGGATCCCAAAACCATTGTTTACCTCGGTCTATCATACGAAGCGAAAGGTGATCTCAATCAAGCCGTAGAAACTTTGAACATTCTGCGGGAGAATCATACAATTCAAGAGGCCGATCTATACTACCAGATGGCCGGCCTTTACGGAAGAGCAGGGAAAAAATATCAATCTCATTACTACTTTGCACAGTACTTCAAAAAAAAGAAACGCTTGGAAAGCGCCCTTTTCCACCTAGGAGAAGCATTGAAATACTGCACCGACGATTCAAAGATAGAGCAGTTAAAAAAAGAAATGGAAAACTTAAAACAAGAAAACGTAAGAACCAAATGA
- a CDS encoding anaerobic ribonucleoside-triphosphate reductase activating protein, whose translation MKIGALKRVSLIDYPDVISAVIFTQGCNFRCPYCHNPELVLSEYFETPIDEVSVLSFLERRRGKLEGVVITGGEPTIQRNLQSFLKRIRGKGYLVKVDTNGSRPDVMRKLLERGLVDYVAMDIKSSFDRYRTVTASNIDPKLIVESAKLLMGWNGLYEFRITLVPDLVIFEDVKAIAREIKGAKRLVLQRFQPSKHVDSSYVEKPPYPVEELQEIRDYMERYVEQVIIR comes from the coding sequence ATGAAGATCGGCGCGCTTAAGAGGGTGTCCCTAATAGACTATCCTGATGTGATTTCTGCAGTGATTTTTACACAGGGCTGCAATTTCCGTTGTCCCTATTGTCACAATCCGGAGCTTGTGTTGAGTGAGTATTTTGAAACCCCTATCGACGAAGTTAGTGTTCTTTCGTTTCTCGAGCGTCGCCGGGGCAAGCTCGAGGGTGTAGTGATAACAGGTGGTGAACCAACGATTCAGAGAAATTTACAGTCCTTTCTTAAAAGGATACGTGGGAAAGGTTATCTTGTGAAGGTGGACACTAATGGATCGCGACCTGATGTAATGCGCAAGCTTCTAGAAAGAGGTTTAGTTGACTACGTCGCTATGGATATAAAATCCTCCTTTGATAGATATAGAACGGTTACTGCTTCCAACATAGACCCTAAGTTAATTGTGGAAAGTGCAAAATTACTGATGGGGTGGAATGGGTTGTATGAGTTCCGTATTACCCTTGTTCCTGATCTTGTGATTTTTGAGGATGTTAAGGCGATTGCCAGGGAAATAAAAGGGGCAAAAAGGTTAGTCCTGCAACGGTTTCAACCTTCCAAGCATGTAGACTCTTCGTATGTAGAGAAACCACCTTACCCGGTTGAAGAATTGCAGGAAATTAGGGATTACATGGAACGTTATGTGGAGCAGGTGATTATCAGATAA
- a CDS encoding protein-L-isoaspartate(D-aspartate) O-methyltransferase has product MNTSNVISLLFRLFLLSLCFSPTLLAANWDKARESMVNNQIIQRGIKDKATIQAMRKVPRHVFVPATWINSAYDDHPLPIGYGQTISQPYIVAYMTEIIKPKPTDRILEIGTGSGYQAAVLAEIVKEVFTVEIIPALGKQAEERLKKLGYRNIEVKIGDGFYGWPEKSPFDAIVVTAACEYIPPPLIQQLKRGGRMVIPVGSPFFVQTLILVEKDAHDQIYTKNLMPVRFVPLTRAKN; this is encoded by the coding sequence ATGAACACCAGTAATGTCATATCACTGCTATTTAGATTATTCCTGCTTTCTTTATGCTTTTCCCCAACCCTATTGGCCGCGAACTGGGATAAAGCCCGCGAATCCATGGTAAACAACCAGATCATTCAGCGCGGCATTAAAGACAAAGCTACAATTCAAGCGATGAGAAAAGTCCCGAGGCATGTTTTTGTACCTGCCACGTGGATTAATTCGGCTTACGATGATCACCCTCTTCCTATCGGATATGGACAGACAATCTCCCAGCCGTACATTGTAGCTTATATGACTGAGATAATTAAACCAAAACCCACTGATAGAATCCTGGAGATAGGAACCGGTTCGGGATACCAGGCAGCAGTGCTCGCAGAAATCGTAAAAGAGGTGTTCACGGTTGAAATAATACCAGCTCTAGGGAAGCAAGCGGAGGAAAGGTTAAAAAAACTGGGGTATAGAAACATAGAGGTTAAAATAGGAGACGGCTTTTATGGATGGCCAGAAAAATCCCCGTTCGATGCTATAGTTGTTACTGCTGCCTGTGAATACATTCCTCCCCCCCTTATCCAGCAATTGAAAAGAGGTGGGAGAATGGTAATTCCGGTGGGCTCACCATTTTTCGTTCAGACATTAATACTGGTAGAAAAAGACGCACATGACCAAATCTACACGAAAAATCTTATGCCCGTGCGTTTCGTACCTTTAACACGGGCAAAAAACTGA
- a CDS encoding DUF169 domain-containing protein: MRSKLAVGLNLKYQPVAILWTDVKPEGAKEFRPGRWGCVMWMLSAAAKGTPAVFSRETYGCWGGGVGLGFGNQYLSFPGGLEGFYYFLSIGNAGREEGRRIAEDLAPHAREEFLEDFLQGEGYVKSPALVEGFVKELPIFEVPTRYVVFSPLSSVDPEVVKPEVVVFLVNPHQLCALVIMANYGRKGVNNVVVPYAAACQTIGIFAYKECRSEYPRAVLGLTDISARLHMKNLLEPDVFTMAVPWQLFLEMENEVAGSFLEKRTWRTLIQADC; encoded by the coding sequence ATGAGGAGTAAGCTTGCAGTAGGCCTAAATTTGAAATACCAGCCTGTGGCTATCTTATGGACGGATGTGAAACCAGAAGGTGCTAAGGAATTTCGACCGGGCAGATGGGGATGTGTAATGTGGATGCTTTCTGCTGCTGCTAAAGGTACACCAGCGGTTTTTTCCAGAGAAACATATGGATGCTGGGGGGGCGGTGTTGGGCTTGGGTTTGGAAACCAGTACCTCTCATTTCCGGGAGGTTTAGAGGGATTTTATTATTTTTTATCCATTGGAAATGCTGGAAGGGAGGAGGGTAGGCGAATCGCGGAGGATTTGGCACCCCATGCAAGGGAGGAATTTTTGGAAGATTTTCTGCAGGGCGAGGGTTACGTAAAGTCTCCTGCGCTTGTTGAGGGGTTCGTAAAGGAACTACCTATCTTTGAGGTGCCTACCCGATACGTGGTTTTTTCACCCCTGAGCAGTGTAGATCCTGAGGTCGTGAAACCTGAAGTCGTGGTTTTTCTGGTTAATCCCCATCAGCTTTGTGCCCTTGTTATAATGGCTAACTATGGTCGAAAGGGGGTTAATAATGTTGTTGTGCCTTACGCTGCGGCCTGTCAGACAATAGGTATATTTGCTTATAAGGAGTGTCGTTCAGAATATCCACGGGCGGTTCTCGGTCTCACAGACATATCGGCTCGTTTGCATATGAAAAACTTACTGGAACCGGATGTTTTTACAATGGCTGTTCCCTGGCAACTTTTCTTGGAGATGGAAAACGAGGTAGCAGGCAGTTTTCTTGAGAAGCGAACATGGAGAACCTTAATTCAAGCCGATTGTTGA
- a CDS encoding SpoIID/LytB domain-containing protein, whose amino-acid sequence MKKGKFTAIIILILSTLMPVEHTMGNSTFQSEKTCNKSERNIDVRVLIQSGAEIVKVKAHNAIKIKGKNGYYSILYQEGKDTLTINAKDLKEELYLSDTNGETVSINGKLYRGTLRIIPRGESMEIVNILPLEDYLRGVLPLEISHKWPPETLKAQAVASRTFTIHNLKTNIKGDYDLQANILSQAYGGAGVEKETTDRAIKETEGMVVLHDNKIALTYFHAHSGGYTEDAKRVWSVDLPYLRSMPDKYTEIAPPMDWTYTLSEETIRDLLKKNGKLIGYIEAIIPEDIGPSGRARLIKIVHSEGETTISSNTFRLYLNPLLIKSTNFNVEKKDNNFTFKGKGFGHGVGMSQWGAYVMAKEGYSFTDILSFYYPGTEISCINETTIDYPSDDEHQ is encoded by the coding sequence ATGAAAAAAGGGAAATTTACTGCGATAATAATACTCATCCTCTCAACACTCATGCCTGTGGAGCACACAATGGGGAACTCTACCTTTCAAAGTGAAAAAACGTGCAATAAATCAGAGCGAAACATTGACGTTAGAGTCCTCATACAGTCAGGGGCGGAGATTGTAAAGGTAAAAGCCCATAATGCTATCAAAATCAAAGGGAAAAATGGGTATTACTCCATCCTATACCAGGAGGGAAAAGACACTCTAACTATAAATGCAAAGGACCTGAAAGAAGAACTTTACCTTTCAGATACAAATGGAGAAACTGTATCAATAAACGGTAAACTGTACAGAGGAACCCTCAGGATCATTCCCAGGGGAGAATCCATGGAAATAGTGAATATCTTGCCGCTAGAGGATTATCTCCGCGGAGTTTTACCTCTCGAGATATCACACAAATGGCCTCCTGAAACACTTAAGGCCCAGGCCGTAGCTTCTAGAACCTTTACAATACACAATCTGAAAACGAATATAAAAGGAGATTATGATTTGCAGGCAAACATTTTATCACAGGCATATGGCGGAGCTGGAGTGGAAAAGGAAACAACCGACAGAGCCATCAAAGAAACGGAAGGAATGGTTGTTCTTCACGATAACAAAATAGCCTTAACCTATTTTCACGCCCATAGCGGTGGCTATACAGAAGATGCCAAACGTGTGTGGTCTGTTGATCTTCCGTATCTTAGATCAATGCCGGACAAGTATACAGAAATAGCCCCACCTATGGATTGGACATACACTCTCTCAGAGGAAACAATAAGGGATCTCCTCAAAAAGAACGGAAAACTTATAGGTTACATAGAGGCTATTATACCCGAAGATATAGGACCTTCAGGACGGGCAAGATTGATTAAGATAGTTCACAGCGAGGGAGAAACCACGATCTCCAGTAATACCTTTCGACTATATCTCAATCCGCTACTTATAAAAAGCACAAATTTCAACGTGGAAAAAAAGGATAACAACTTCACGTTTAAAGGAAAAGGTTTTGGACATGGGGTAGGAATGAGCCAATGGGGAGCCTACGTCATGGCAAAGGAAGGTTACTCATTCACTGACATCCTCTCGTTCTATTACCCGGGAACAGAAATCAGCTGTATTAATGAAACAACGATAGATTATCCCAGTGATGATGAACACCAGTAA
- a CDS encoding HD domain-containing protein: MASRVDMEFMRECIARLTKVGVALSAEKNLNRLFEMIIDEARILTNADGGTLYLVSETDNVLHFVVVQNESLGIRMGGVAGPISWEPIPLILPNGSNNYSNVSAYAALTGEVLNISDVYYAEGFNFEGTRDFDSRTGYRSKSMLVVPMRDHEGVITGVLQLINAMDRETGEVTTFSRESEMLAESLASQAAVALSQKRLIRELETLLDAFIKTIGTAIDEKSPYTSGHIRRVAELSVALAKQVNERKKDFGLPSFLSETELEELRMAAWLHDVGKITTPEHVLDKRSKLETVFDRIELIRLRFEVMLREFELSLTRRFLRSGSGGEYLQQVKSEVEKYLNEIKENLAFLEKVNRGDCRLEDIHLERLSKMGLNYSFFSFLRGREEKVISEREEEKLATRQGTLSEGERKIVNNHALMTYKMLSSLPFPRKLRGIPLYASAHHERLDGKGYPLGLKGKEIPLQARIIAIADIFEALTASDRPYKKGKTVKEALRIMEDMAASGHIDGDLLKIFIEGNIPLEYAKRELSPDQVDI, translated from the coding sequence ATGGCTTCTCGGGTAGATATGGAGTTTATGCGTGAATGTATAGCGCGTTTAACAAAGGTGGGGGTTGCGCTCTCTGCGGAAAAGAATTTGAATCGTCTTTTTGAAATGATAATAGACGAGGCCAGAATACTGACCAACGCAGATGGAGGGACACTGTATTTGGTTTCTGAAACTGACAATGTTCTACATTTTGTTGTGGTACAGAATGAGTCTCTTGGTATTAGAATGGGAGGAGTTGCCGGACCTATATCCTGGGAACCCATTCCTCTTATTCTACCTAATGGTTCGAATAACTATTCCAATGTTTCAGCCTATGCAGCTCTTACTGGCGAAGTGTTGAATATTTCGGATGTTTATTATGCTGAAGGTTTTAATTTCGAGGGTACACGGGATTTCGACAGTCGAACAGGTTACCGATCGAAATCTATGTTGGTAGTACCTATGAGGGACCATGAAGGTGTAATCACCGGCGTTTTGCAACTCATAAATGCCATGGATAGAGAGACGGGAGAGGTAACCACTTTTAGTCGTGAAAGCGAGATGTTGGCCGAGTCTTTAGCTTCGCAGGCAGCCGTAGCCTTATCACAAAAAAGATTGATCAGAGAACTGGAAACCCTCCTGGATGCATTTATAAAGACAATTGGTACCGCTATTGATGAAAAATCTCCTTACACGAGTGGTCACATAAGGAGGGTGGCAGAACTGTCAGTTGCGCTTGCTAAACAGGTGAATGAGCGCAAGAAAGATTTTGGATTACCCAGTTTTTTATCTGAGACGGAGTTAGAGGAACTGCGTATGGCGGCGTGGCTTCATGATGTGGGTAAAATAACCACTCCGGAGCATGTGCTCGATAAGAGGAGTAAACTAGAGACGGTGTTTGATCGGATAGAACTTATAAGACTGAGATTCGAAGTGATGTTACGTGAATTCGAATTGTCACTTACGAGAAGGTTTTTACGTAGTGGATCTGGAGGTGAGTATCTGCAACAGGTTAAGAGCGAAGTTGAAAAATATCTAAATGAGATTAAGGAGAATTTGGCTTTTCTCGAAAAGGTGAACAGGGGGGATTGCCGTCTTGAGGATATTCATCTGGAGAGATTGAGCAAGATGGGTTTAAACTATAGTTTTTTCAGTTTTTTGCGGGGAAGAGAAGAGAAAGTAATCTCTGAGCGGGAAGAGGAGAAACTTGCTACAAGACAAGGTACTTTAAGTGAAGGTGAGAGAAAGATAGTAAACAACCATGCATTGATGACTTACAAGATGTTGAGCAGTCTTCCTTTCCCGCGCAAATTGAGGGGAATTCCTCTTTACGCGTCGGCACACCATGAAAGGTTGGATGGTAAAGGTTATCCCCTGGGTCTAAAAGGCAAGGAAATACCCTTGCAGGCGCGGATCATTGCCATTGCAGATATCTTTGAAGCGTTAACAGCTAGTGATCGTCCATACAAGAAGGGTAAAACGGTTAAGGAGGCGCTTCGCATCATGGAGGACATGGCGGCGAGTGGTCACATCGATGGGGATTTACTTAAGATCTTTATCGAAGGTAACATACCTCTAGAATACGCAAAGAGGGAACTATCACCAGACCAGGTGGATATATAG
- a CDS encoding ribonucleoside triphosphate reductase, translating into MNSKIRKRDGRLVEFDAQKITNAIAKAGAATGEFDEKTARRLTIRVLNLAEKLYGDQVMGVEDVQDIVEEVLLSSPYRRTAKAYIIYRDQHARLREIANKMEVDLVDQYLKKIDWKVNENSNMDYSLQGLNNYISSEVSKVYWLNEVYSPEIRKAHVEGDFHIHDLSLLSVYCVGWDLYDLLVQGFRGVSGKVESRPARHLRSALGQVVNFFYTLQGEAAGAQAFSNFDTLLAPFIRYDGLSYREVKQALQEFIFNINVPTRVGFQTPFTNVTLDVTVPEYYANQPVIIGGELQKETYVEFQEEMNMFNRAFLEVMVEGDAKGRVFTFPIPTYNITKDFNWSDPNLQGLWEMTAKYGVSYFSNFINSDMKPEDARSMCCRLRIDNRELEKRGGGLFGSHPLTGSIGVVTLNMPRIGYLSRTEKEFFERLEKLMRLAKESLETKRKVLEKFTEGNLYPYTKYYLRSIKDRFGAYWKNHFSTIGLVGMNEACLNLFGKNIASPEGIRFAEKVLDFMRDQLLQFQKETGNSYNLEATPAEGTSYRLAKIDKQKYPEIICANEEAFQKLGAEPFYTNSTQLPVNYTDDIFEALDLQESIQVKYTGGTVFHIFAGERIDEPGAVRKLIRKICTTYRIPYFTFTPTFSVCPNHGYIKGEARNCPRCGEECEVYSRVVGYLRPVKQWNKGKQAEFSIRRTFQF; encoded by the coding sequence ATGAATAGTAAGATCCGTAAAAGAGACGGAAGGCTTGTAGAGTTTGACGCCCAGAAAATAACAAATGCTATTGCTAAGGCGGGGGCGGCAACGGGGGAATTTGATGAAAAAACAGCCAGACGTCTTACGATAAGGGTGCTTAATCTTGCGGAGAAGTTGTATGGTGATCAGGTGATGGGCGTTGAGGATGTTCAAGATATAGTAGAGGAGGTGCTTTTATCTTCGCCTTATAGGAGGACCGCTAAAGCGTACATTATATACCGGGACCAGCACGCGAGGTTAAGGGAGATTGCCAATAAGATGGAGGTCGACCTTGTAGATCAATATCTGAAGAAGATTGATTGGAAAGTTAACGAAAACAGTAATATGGATTATTCCCTTCAGGGTTTAAACAATTACATTTCCTCGGAAGTCAGTAAGGTTTACTGGTTGAACGAGGTGTACTCACCGGAAATTAGAAAAGCCCATGTCGAGGGAGACTTTCACATCCACGATCTCAGTTTACTATCGGTTTACTGTGTAGGATGGGATCTTTATGATTTGCTGGTTCAGGGTTTTCGTGGGGTTTCAGGTAAGGTGGAAAGCAGACCAGCACGCCACCTAAGGAGTGCTTTGGGTCAGGTGGTAAATTTCTTTTATACCCTCCAGGGTGAAGCTGCAGGGGCTCAGGCGTTTTCTAACTTTGACACCCTACTTGCTCCATTTATACGCTATGATGGTTTGAGCTATCGCGAAGTCAAACAGGCTTTGCAGGAGTTTATCTTCAATATAAACGTACCCACTCGGGTGGGTTTCCAGACACCCTTCACCAATGTTACCCTCGATGTTACCGTTCCTGAGTATTATGCCAATCAGCCTGTCATAATTGGAGGAGAACTTCAGAAGGAGACTTACGTCGAATTTCAGGAAGAGATGAATATGTTCAACAGGGCTTTTTTGGAGGTTATGGTTGAAGGGGACGCGAAGGGGAGAGTTTTTACGTTTCCAATCCCCACCTATAACATAACAAAAGACTTTAATTGGTCGGATCCTAACCTTCAGGGATTATGGGAGATGACAGCAAAATATGGGGTTTCCTACTTTTCGAATTTCATAAATTCGGACATGAAACCCGAAGATGCGCGCAGTATGTGCTGTCGGCTGCGCATTGACAATAGAGAACTGGAGAAACGGGGTGGTGGTCTTTTCGGTTCTCATCCTCTCACAGGTTCCATTGGTGTGGTAACACTTAATATGCCTCGAATTGGGTACCTTTCGAGAACGGAAAAGGAGTTTTTTGAGCGTTTGGAAAAGCTTATGCGCCTCGCTAAGGAAAGTCTGGAGACAAAGAGAAAGGTGTTAGAAAAATTCACTGAAGGTAATCTTTACCCGTATACGAAGTATTATCTCCGGAGTATTAAGGACCGGTTCGGCGCGTATTGGAAGAATCATTTTTCCACGATTGGTCTGGTAGGGATGAATGAAGCGTGTCTTAACCTTTTCGGAAAAAATATAGCTTCTCCAGAAGGAATTCGTTTTGCCGAGAAGGTGCTTGATTTTATGAGGGATCAGCTTCTGCAGTTTCAGAAAGAGACGGGCAATAGTTACAATTTAGAAGCGACACCTGCGGAAGGGACTTCTTATCGCCTCGCCAAAATAGATAAACAGAAGTATCCTGAAATTATATGTGCGAATGAGGAAGCTTTTCAGAAGTTAGGCGCTGAACCGTTCTATACAAATTCCACACAACTTCCTGTTAACTACACAGATGATATTTTTGAGGCCCTCGATTTACAGGAGAGCATCCAGGTTAAATATACAGGTGGAACTGTTTTTCATATATTTGCTGGTGAACGGATCGATGAACCAGGGGCTGTTAGAAAACTTATAAGGAAGATTTGTACAACTTACCGTATTCCATACTTTACCTTCACGCCAACGTTCAGTGTCTGTCCCAATCATGGTTACATCAAGGGAGAAGCGAGAAATTGTCCCAGATGTGGTGAGGAGTGTGAGGTGTATTCCCGTGTGGTAGGGTACTTGAGACCTGTGAAACAGTGGAACAAAGGAAAACAGGCTGAATTTTCGATTCGGCGGACATTTCAATTCTGA